A part of Arachis hypogaea cultivar Tifrunner chromosome 12, arahy.Tifrunner.gnm2.J5K5, whole genome shotgun sequence genomic DNA contains:
- the LOC112727551 gene encoding pre-rRNA-processing protein ESF2: MKMFRVEETKALQHTAVQEQEVAAFHQINKTKRKKKRAKVIEENENTEIGTEVNNNNVSTTSPPDEPNCVISKLKKKNKKPMEVAEEEEKAENDAEVVATGTCLNEPNGSESKLKDKKKRLLKEAEKADKRGVCYLSRIPPHMDHVKLRHILSQFGDVQRIFLAPEDSSAPVTTKRSRGARDQAYSEGWVEFKNKSLAKRVANMLNGEQIGGKKRSSFYYDLWNIKYLSKFKWDDLTEELALKKAIREQKLALELSAAKRERDLYLSKVDKSRALNAIEERLKKKQKIQQDSGQVAKVIRHFPQTKPITYNAKESKHGLSDDILDAVFGGS, from the exons ATGAAGATGTTTCGG GTCGAGGAGACCAAGGCTCTTCAACACACCGCAGTACAAGAACAAGAAGTTGCTGCATTTCACCAAATAAACAagaccaaaagaaagaaaaagagggcAAAAGTTATAGAGGAAAATGAAAACACTGAGATCGGTACAGAGGTGAATAACAACAACGTTTCAACGACCTCACCACCAGACGAACCTAATTGCGTCATatctaaattgaaaaagaagaataagaagccTATGgaagttgcagaggaagaagaaaaggcagAGAATGATGCAGAGGTAGTAGCAACAGGAACATGCTTGAATGAACCTAATGGCTCAGAATCAAAattgaaagataagaagaaaagATTGTTAAAGGAAGCAGAGAAGGCGGACAAGCGAGGCGTTTGCTATCTGAGTCGGATCCCTCCTCACATGGACCACGTCAAGCTTCGTCACATTCTATCTCAATTCGGAGACGTACAACGCATCTTTCTTGCCCCTGAAG ATTCTAGTGCTCCAGTCACAACTAAACGGTCACGGGGTGCACGAGACCAAGCATATTCAGAAGg ATGGGTTGAATTCAAGAATAAAAGTCTAGCAAAGAGGGTTGCCAATATGTTGAATGGTGAACAAATAG GGGGGAAGAAGAGGTCATCATTCTACTATGACCTTTGGAATATTAAATACCTAAGTAAATTCAAGTGGGATGATCTCACTGAAGAACTAG CACTAAAGAAAGCTATTCGGGAGCAAAAGTTAGCTTTAGAACTTTCTGCTGCCAAGAGAGAGAGGGACTTATATCTTTCCAAAGTTGATAAGTCACGTGCTTTGAATGCAATAGAGGAGAGGCTAAAGAAG AAGCAGAAGATTCAACAAGACTCTGGACAAGTCGCAAAAGTGATTCGCCATTTCCCCCAAACGAAGCCGATAACTTATAATGCTAAAGAAAGTAAACATGGACTCTCTGATGATATACTGGATGCT GTATTTGGTGGTTCGTAA